One genomic region from Streptomyces sp. NBC_00457 encodes:
- a CDS encoding chitinase, translating to MDRTRPFVAALTATVLAVPGITALSSAARAADADLARNGGFESALDGWTCTSGTTVNSPVRTGGSALQATPAGSDNARCAQTVTVKPDSQYTLSGYVRGSYVYLGATGTGTTDVSAWTQSAPDWQKLTTTFRTGAATTKVTIYTHGWYGTGAYHADDISLTGPGVDAGQPPAVPTGLQVGTVTSTSVALSWSPVTGASGYALYRDGVKVRTVTGTSATVTGLAPSTAYGFQVAAVNDAGESAKTPTVTATTTAGTGNPVELPPHALVGYLHASFANGSGYTRLADVPDSWDIIDLAFGEPTSVTSGDIRFNRCPVAECPNVESDADFKAAIKAKQAAGKKVLISIGGQNGQVQLTTTAARDTFVSSVSKIIDEYGLDGLDIDFEGHSLSLNADDTDFKNPRTPVIVNLISAVKTLKAKYGDDFVLTMAPETFFVQLGYQYYGTGPWGGQDPRAGAYLPVIHALRDDLTLLHVQDYNSGPIMGLDNQYHSMGGADFHIAMTDMLLTGFPVAGNASNVFPPLRPDQVAIGMPASVNAGNGYVAPAEVVKTLDCLTKKSNCGSYATHGTWPALRGLMTWSINWDRYANWEFQRTFDGYFG from the coding sequence GTGGATCGCACCAGACCCTTCGTCGCCGCCCTCACGGCCACCGTCCTGGCCGTGCCCGGGATCACCGCGCTCTCGTCGGCCGCCCGTGCGGCCGACGCGGACCTGGCCCGTAACGGAGGTTTCGAATCCGCCCTCGACGGGTGGACCTGCACCTCCGGTACGACGGTCAACTCGCCCGTACGCACTGGTGGTTCCGCGCTCCAGGCCACCCCGGCCGGCAGCGACAACGCCCGGTGCGCGCAGACGGTGACCGTGAAGCCCGACTCGCAGTACACGCTCTCCGGTTACGTCCGCGGCTCCTACGTCTATCTGGGCGCGACCGGCACCGGCACCACCGACGTCTCCGCATGGACCCAGTCCGCCCCCGACTGGCAGAAGCTCACCACGACCTTCCGCACCGGCGCCGCCACCACCAAGGTCACGATCTACACGCACGGCTGGTACGGCACCGGCGCCTACCACGCCGACGACATATCGCTCACCGGGCCGGGCGTGGACGCGGGCCAGCCGCCCGCCGTGCCGACGGGACTGCAGGTCGGCACCGTCACCTCCACCAGCGTGGCGCTGTCCTGGTCCCCGGTCACCGGCGCCTCCGGCTACGCCCTGTACCGCGACGGGGTCAAGGTCCGTACGGTGACCGGCACTTCGGCCACCGTGACCGGACTGGCGCCGTCCACGGCGTACGGCTTCCAGGTCGCCGCGGTCAACGACGCCGGCGAGTCCGCGAAGACGCCCACGGTGACCGCGACGACGACCGCGGGCACCGGAAATCCCGTGGAACTCCCACCGCACGCCCTTGTCGGCTACCTCCACGCCAGCTTCGCCAACGGCTCCGGCTACACGCGCCTGGCCGACGTCCCCGACAGCTGGGACATCATCGACCTGGCCTTCGGCGAGCCGACCTCGGTCACCTCCGGCGACATCCGCTTCAACCGCTGCCCCGTCGCCGAGTGCCCGAACGTGGAGAGCGACGCCGACTTCAAGGCCGCGATCAAGGCCAAGCAGGCGGCCGGCAAGAAGGTGCTGATCTCGATCGGCGGCCAGAACGGCCAGGTGCAGCTGACGACCACCGCGGCCCGCGACACCTTCGTCTCCTCCGTCTCGAAGATCATCGACGAGTACGGCCTCGACGGCCTCGACATCGACTTCGAGGGCCACTCGCTCTCCCTCAACGCCGACGACACGGACTTCAAGAACCCCAGGACGCCGGTGATCGTGAACCTGATCTCGGCCGTGAAGACCCTCAAGGCCAAGTACGGCGACGACTTCGTGCTGACGATGGCCCCGGAGACCTTCTTCGTCCAGCTCGGCTACCAGTACTACGGCACGGGCCCGTGGGGCGGACAGGACCCGAGAGCGGGCGCCTACCTCCCGGTGATCCACGCCCTGCGCGACGACCTCACCCTGCTCCACGTCCAGGACTACAACTCGGGCCCGATCATGGGCCTCGACAACCAGTACCACTCCATGGGCGGCGCCGACTTCCACATCGCCATGACCGACATGCTGCTCACCGGCTTCCCGGTCGCGGGCAACGCGAGCAACGTCTTCCCACCCCTGCGCCCCGACCAGGTCGCCATCGGCATGCCGGCCTCCGTCAACGCGGGCAACGGCTACGTGGCTCCCGCCGAGGTCGTGAAAACCCTCGACTGCCTGACGAAGAAGAGCAACTGCGGCTCGTACGCCACCCACGGCACCTGGCCCGCCCTGCGCGGCCTGATGACGTGGTCGATCAACTGGGACCGCTATGCGAACTGGGAGTTCCAGCGGACGTTCGACGGCTACTTCGGCTGA